A window of Pseudomonadota bacterium contains these coding sequences:
- a CDS encoding ABC transporter ATP-binding protein, whose translation QQVSVVWGRNEIFDSTLEGNVVLGRSHSTAELQQALEQAAVSDHLPWLPQGLRTPLVRGGHNLSRGQWVRVQFARALLKRPRLIFLDDAFEGVDPRTRHDLLDRLFSGPWTLLCVSHRLETVERADHVVVIDKGRVVEQGAPRTLLDDRSSRLRAAMALEKESTCV comes from the coding sequence CAACAGGTCTCGGTGGTATGGGGTCGCAATGAGATCTTCGACAGCACCCTCGAGGGAAATGTCGTGCTCGGCCGCTCGCACAGCACCGCCGAGCTGCAGCAGGCGCTGGAGCAGGCGGCGGTGAGCGACCACCTCCCGTGGCTCCCGCAAGGTCTGCGCACCCCGCTGGTGCGCGGTGGTCACAACCTGTCGCGTGGCCAGTGGGTGCGCGTGCAGTTCGCCCGCGCCCTGCTCAAGCGCCCGCGCCTGATCTTCCTCGACGATGCCTTCGAGGGCGTCGACCCGCGCACGCGTCACGACCTGCTCGACCGCTTGTTCAGCGGGCCCTGGACCCTGCTGTGCGTGAGCCATCGCCTCGAGACGGTGGAGCGCGCCGACCACGTCGTGGTCATCGACAAAGGGCGTGTCGTCGAACAAGGCGCGCCGAGGACGCTGCTCGACGATCGCTCGAGCCGGCTGCGCGCGGCGATGGCGCTGGAAAAGGAGTCTACCTGTGTCTGA